TTTATTATATCGAGTTTTCGTCCTGTTCTTGCACCGTGAAAATAAAATGTGTATTTCCCGTTTTCTTCAGTGAAGCCAAAATTTAATGGGACAATGTACACTTTTCCGTTATCATTTAAGCCAAGACGGCAACAGTCACAGGCTTTTATAATTTCTTTTATTTTTTCATTGTCTGTAATTTCTCTGTCCCGTCTTCGCATTTTTACTTTTGTATTTTCCATTTTTATGTTTTTCCATTCTATTATTTCTGTATATTAAATTTAAAATAATCCTGAAATTATCCCATTCTCATCAATATCAATCAACTCTGCCGCGGGCTTTCTCGGTAATCCCGGCATATCAATAATTTCTCCAGCCATTGCTACTAAGAATCCTGCTCCAGCTGATAGTCTTACTTCGTTGATTGTAATTGTGAAGCCTGTTGGTCTCCCTAGCAGATTTGGGTTATCTGACAATGATTTTTGTGTTTTTGAAATACATATTGGCAATTTGTCATAGCCGTTTTCTACGTATTTTTTAATATTGTTAAGTGCTTTTGGTGCAAAGTTCACTCCATCTGCTCCGTAAATTTCTTTTGCAATTTTTTCAATTTTTTCCTGAATTGACAAATTCAAATCATAAAGTGGAGTGTATTTTTTATCTGATTTTTCATTCTTTTCAATGGCGTTCATAACTTTTTCCACAAGCTCTTTTCCACCTTCTCCACCTTTTTCCCAGATTTCGCAGTTGGCAACTTCCACATCCATTTTTGCGCAGAAGTCTTTTATCACTTGAATTTCAGCGTCAGTATCAGTTATAAATTTGTTAATTGCCACAACAACTGGCAAATTGTACTTTTGCATGCTTTCAATATGTTTTTCAAGGTTTACAAGCCCTTTTGTCAATGTTTCAATATTTTCTGACTTCAAATCCTTGTCTCCGCCGTGATGCTTTAACGCACGAACTGTCGCAACGATTACAATAACATTTGGCTCCAAGTTCCCAAGCCTAGCTTTTATATCCAAAAATTTCTCAGCCCCCAAATCAGCCGCAAACCCAGCTTCTGTAACCACATAATCAGACAATTTCAATGCCATTTTTGTAGCCAGCAGGGAATTACATCCATGTGCAATATTCGCAAAAGGTCCACCGTGAATAAATACAGGCGTATTTTCCAAAGTCTGTACCAAGTTAGGCTTTATCGCATCTTTTAGTAATGCCGCTACTGCCCCTTGAATATTAAGCTGCTTAACTTTGAGCATTTCTCCTTTTCTGTTGTATGCAAAAACTATTTCGCCAATTCTTTCCTTCAAATCAGTAATAGAGTCAGCAAGACAGAAAATCGCCATAATTTCCGAAGCAACTGTTATCTGAAACGAATTTTCACGAGGCACGCCATTCACTTTTGGCCCAAGCCCAACGACAATGCTTCTTAGATTTCTGTCGTTCATATCAAGCACACGCTTGAAAGTAATATTATTCACATCAATATCAAGTTCATTTCCAAAATGTATATGATTGTCAATGCACGCAGAAATCAAGTTATGTGCAGCCGAAATTGCGTGAATATCCCCCGTAAAATGTAAATTTATCTCTTCCATAGGCACCACTTGCGACATTCCACCACCAGCAGCTCCACCTTTCATCCCAAACACAGGCCCCAAAGACGGCTCTCTAAGTGCAGCAATCGACTTATATCCAAACTTGTTCAACGCCTGAGTCAATCCAACAGTAACAGTAGACTTTCCTTCCCCCGGAGGCGTAGGAGTAACAGCCGTCATTAAAATCAATTTCCCATCTTTTTTCCCTGCATTTTTCTTCAATACTTCCAAACTAACCTTAGCCTTATACTTCCCGTACGGCTCAAAATCATCCTCTGTAAGTCCAATACTTTCTGCAATCTCACCAATTTTTTTCAATTTCGCATTTTGAGCAATTTCAATATCCGTCATCCTAACATCCTCCTGTATTTTTTATTATTTATATAAAAATCGAAAAAGTCATGTTAATTAAAAGACTTTTCCGATATTCATTTATAATTTGTTCAGTTTTTATAACTTTTTCTTCGTAAATTATATCAAAATCAAAAATTTTCAAATTGAGATAAAAACTTTATTGACATTTTTTAATTTTTATGATAATATTTTATTAGAATCTAAGAAGTTCATATTAGCCCTTAATTTCCGCAAGTAGGGCTATTTTTTTTACTATAAATTAAATAAACTAATAAAACAAAATTTACAATTCCTAAAATAGCATTAAATTTTTCAATCATTTTTATCACTTCCCTTTTATTATATAAAACATAGAGAGGGAAGTGAAAAGCCCTCTCCATTGATTATTTTGAGTTTCTTTTGTTAATAAAATAATCAATAGTTACGATGATTGGCATATTCCCGCAAGTAACTGAACTATATCTAAGAAGTCTATATAATCACCTGCTCTCTACGAGTTATATAATATTATATCTTTTTATAATTGTCAATATTTT
This is a stretch of genomic DNA from Leptotrichia hofstadii. It encodes these proteins:
- a CDS encoding formate--tetrahydrofolate ligase, translating into MTDIEIAQNAKLKKIGEIAESIGLTEDDFEPYGKYKAKVSLEVLKKNAGKKDGKLILMTAVTPTPPGEGKSTVTVGLTQALNKFGYKSIAALREPSLGPVFGMKGGAAGGGMSQVVPMEEINLHFTGDIHAISAAHNLISACIDNHIHFGNELDIDVNNITFKRVLDMNDRNLRSIVVGLGPKVNGVPRENSFQITVASEIMAIFCLADSITDLKERIGEIVFAYNRKGEMLKVKQLNIQGAVAALLKDAIKPNLVQTLENTPVFIHGGPFANIAHGCNSLLATKMALKLSDYVVTEAGFAADLGAEKFLDIKARLGNLEPNVIVIVATVRALKHHGGDKDLKSENIETLTKGLVNLEKHIESMQKYNLPVVVAINKFITDTDAEIQVIKDFCAKMDVEVANCEIWEKGGEGGKELVEKVMNAIEKNEKSDKKYTPLYDLNLSIQEKIEKIAKEIYGADGVNFAPKALNNIKKYVENGYDKLPICISKTQKSLSDNPNLLGRPTGFTITINEVRLSAGAGFLVAMAGEIIDMPGLPRKPAAELIDIDENGIISGLF